One segment of Clavelina lepadiformis chromosome 2, kaClaLepa1.1, whole genome shotgun sequence DNA contains the following:
- the LOC143446108 gene encoding elongin-B-like, which translates to MEVFFTIRRSKTTIFADAKESNTVLDLKKIIQGILKISPDDQALYDGTNEQVLDDSKTLADSGYTQQTAKAQAPAVLKLAVKEGDTVEAINIVDYSSPPELPDVMKPHDGTGTGDQK; encoded by the exons ATG GAAGTATTTTTTACCATTCGACGAAGCAAAACCACAATTTTTGCTGATGCAAAAGAGTCCAACACAGTTcttgatttgaaaaaaattattcaagGAATCTTGAAAATATCACCGGACGATCAAGCTTTATACGATGGCACAAATGAACAG GTGCTTGACGACAGCAAGACTTTAGCTGACAGTGGATATACACAACAAACAGCAAAAGCACAAGCACCGGCTGTTTTAAAACTAGCCGTAAAAGAAGGAG ACACAGTTGAAGCAATAAATATCGTTGATTATTCTTCACCACCTGAATTACCTGACGTGATGAAGCCACACGATGGGACAGGAACGGGAGATCAAAAGTGA
- the LOC143446107 gene encoding choline/ethanolaminephosphotransferase 1-like: MEVLCEDQLRRLKTHKYSSSGTSLIEPVFQVYWRWLVEYFPKWVAPNTITVVGLIINVFCTFFLLFHCPTATETAPNWVYMVNAVGLFIYQSLDAIDGKQARRTNSSTPLGELFDHGCDSISTVFVAIAVCITLQLGNHVWAMATICLISYVTFYHGHWCAYVTGALQFGKIDVTEVQLMTMLIFVITALFGPTVWKILLPVIHVPAHLLVLLFIVVGSISAMARFMRIILSGGCGENGATIANTSVLSPGFNIGIIMAFAISIAARSKTFLCQHHPVLYLLFVGIISAKVTNRLIVANMTRSELQLLDTSLLGMLLLFLNQYFGFLVNEYILLWVCFIHSVVDLVQYLSCTYQQIANHLNIYIFSLQPRQHASKCK, translated from the coding sequence ATGGAGGTTCTGTGTGAGGATCAATTAAGACGACTGAAAACTCACAAATACAGTTCAAGTGGAACATCACTGATTGAGCCAGTTTTCCAGGTATATTGGAGATGGCTGGTGGAATACTTTCCTAAATGGGTTGCTCCAAACACCATCACTGTGGTAGGCCTCATCATTAATGTATTCTGTACATTTTTCCTGCTATTCCACTGTCCAACAGCAACTGAAACTGCTCCTAACTGGGTGTACATGGTAAATGCAGTTGGCCTATTTATCTATCAGTCTCTAGATGCAATCGATGGCAAGCAAGCCCGGAGAACTAATTCATCTACACCTTTAGGAGAGCTATTTGACCATGGATGTGACTCAATTTCAACTGTTTTTGTAGCAATAGCAGTGTGTATAACATTGCAGTTAGGAAATCATGTCTGGGCCATGGCAACCATATGCTTAATTTCTTATGTTACATTTTACCATGGACACTGGTGTGCATATGTTACTGGTGCTCTCCAATTTGGTAAAATTGATGTTACAGAAGTGCAACTGATGACAATGCTCATTTTTGTGATAACTGCATTATTTGGTCCAACTGTTTGGAAAATCCTTTTACCGGTAATTCATGTACCAGCTCATTTACTTGTACTACTTTTCATAGTAGTCGGATCAATAAGTGCAATGGCACGTTTTATGAGGATAATTTTAAGCGGTGGCTGTGGAGAGAATGGTGCAACTATTGCGAATACCAGTGTTCTTTCACCTGGATTTAACATTGGAATTATCATGGCATTTGCAATCAGTATTGCTGCAAGatccaaaacttttttgtgtcAGCATCATCCTGTACTATACCTTCTGTTTGTTGGGATTATATCAGCCAAGGTGACAAATCGACTAATCGTGGCAAATATGACACGGAGTGAATTGCAGCTGCTAGATACATCTCTCTTAGGCATGTTATTGCTGTTTCTAAAtcagtattttggttttttggTCAATGAGTACATTTTACTTTGGGTATGCTTTATCCATTCAGTAGTCGATCTTGTGCAGTACCTCTCATGCACATACCAGCAAATAGCAAATCATCTCAACATATACATCTTTTCACTTCAACCACGGCAACATGCTTCAAAGTGtaaataa